The nucleotide sequence CGATGATGTTCAGACAGCCGTACGCCTGCTCGATGTGGAAGAGGCGGTCGAGGGGGGCACCGATGGCGTCGAGCAGGATGACCCGGTTGACCCCGCCGTGACCGACCACCAGCACGTCCTCCCCCGGATGGGCGGCGACGATCCCGGCAACCGTCGGGCGCACCCGCCCGGCCATGTCGAGCAGGCTTTCGCCGCCGGGGACACGGTAATGGACGATGTCGTCGAGACGGGCTTGCCACTGCTCCGGGCAGGTAGCCTGCAACTCCTGCCAGGTTTTCCCCTCCCAGTCGCCGATATGCAGTTCGCGCAGCTCCGGCTTCGCCGCCGGCTCCAGGGCGAAGGTGCGCGCCAGCAGCCGGGCTCCCTCCAGACAGCGGGAAAGGTCGCTACTGTAGACGGCGTGGATGGTCTTCTTTCGCAGGCGCATCTGCAGCAGGCCGAACTGGGCCTCACCCTCGGGGGTCAGACGGACGTCCGCCTGGCCGTTGTAGCGCTTTTCCTCGAACCCCTCCACCTGGCCGTGGCGTACGAGATAGATGCGGGTGCGGGTCATGGGAGCTCCTTTGGGTAAGACTCAGTACAGGGTCAGCACTGCCAGCAGGGTGAACACCTCGGTCAACTCCGTAGAAGCGCCCAGCACGTCGCCGGTGACCCCGCCAAGACGGCGCTTGAAGTAGCGCAGCAGCAGGAGAGCCGCCAGCCCCAGGAGGAGAAGCAGCACGCCCCCCTTCCAGCCGAACAGGATCAGGGCCGCCGCCGTCAGGGTCACCCCGGCAAGGAGGAACTCCCGCCCGCCGACATGGTCGACGAAGGCGGCGCCGGTCCCCCCTTCCGGCCGCACGTAGGGAGCGCAGCAGGCGAGCACCACCTGCACCCAGCGGCCGGCGGCGGGCATGAAGACCAGGGCCGCCGGCTTGACTACCTGCGGCACATTGTGCAGACAGACGTACTTGAGCAGCAGAACCATCATCAGACTGACCGCCCCCATCGCCCCCACCCGGCTGTCCTTCATGATGCGCAGGGACCTCTCCCGGTCGCGGCTGCCGGCCAGGCCGTCGATGACGTCGGCCATGCCGTCCAGATGCAGACCGCCGGTGATGACGATCATGATCAGCACGAGCAGGCTGTCGAGCACGCCCCGCGGTACCAGGGGAGCGAGCGCCCAGTTGATGGCCACCAGGAGGAGCCCGATGGTGAGGCCAACCGCCGGGAAGAGGCCCATGCTCCGGGCGAGC is from Desulfuromonadales bacterium and encodes:
- the cobC gene encoding alpha-ribazole phosphatase: MTRTRIYLVRHGQVEGFEEKRYNGQADVRLTPEGEAQFGLLQMRLRKKTIHAVYSSDLSRCLEGARLLARTFALEPAAKPELRELHIGDWEGKTWQELQATCPEQWQARLDDIVHYRVPGGESLLDMAGRVRPTVAGIVAAHPGEDVLVVGHGGVNRVILLDAIGAPLDRLFHIEQAYGCLNIIDYFADGKAVVQLLNG
- the cobS gene encoding adenosylcobinamide-GDP ribazoletransferase — protein: MSRGWEEFRIAGGFLTIFPVARELPTEPPQLARSMGLFPAVGLTIGLLLVAINWALAPLVPRGVLDSLLVLIMIVITGGLHLDGMADVIDGLAGSRDRERSLRIMKDSRVGAMGAVSLMMVLLLKYVCLHNVPQVVKPAALVFMPAAGRWVQVVLACCAPYVRPEGGTGAAFVDHVGGREFLLAGVTLTAAALILFGWKGGVLLLLLGLAALLLLRYFKRRLGGVTGDVLGASTELTEVFTLLAVLTLY